The window ATCACCAGCAGCGCTGCTGCACCTTGGCCACCACTCTCTTTGACAACGGCTGTCAGTGTCACCCAGACCGAAATTGTGCCGGTAATCTTTCCGGCGGCTGTTATGAGTACGTTAGAAAGCTGAATAATGGCATCAATAAAGAAGATTGATGTATTAATCAGCAGGAATGCCAGCGCAATTCTTGGCAATAAGTGTTTGAATTCAAGTTCATCAAAGCCAAAGCTGGCGGCACTCATAACGTGGAAGCCGAGCAAGGCCACAATGAGGATGAACAGCACATCTGTAATGGCAACCATAGCAAGCCACAAGTTAAAGACCCCGGAATTACTGGCCATCAATGGTGTTTCTTTGGTGAAATAGTCTAGGGCGGAGAGAAATGGTGCGGCTACGGTTTGAATGATGTTATTTAAGAAACCAGTCACCGCCCTAATAAGTACTTCAACGAGTCCGTTGCCCGCGTCTTGAGGCTGGATCGCCTGCAGGTTTGGTAGTGACGCACCTGCTGTATTGGATGGATTGCCATAGGCGCTGGATAAGATGGTCGTAAGTGTTGCTGCACCAATAACAAGTACAAGCCCGACAAGCGCATTGCGAAGGATTCGCTTGGCATTTTCTAATGATTCAGGATTGCCACGACTGGTAATGTAAAGATAGCCGCCATGGACAAGAAAGAAGACGCAGGCAATTGAAGCAAGACCAACCAGTATTTGTACGGTCGGCGCTATGTAGTCGCGCATTACCGAAATAGCACCAGACGTATCTGCCAGGAGCGACAGACCGCTAAGCGTTGGATTGATCATTATGCTATCCCCCGAAGGCGCTGCTTGCGAGTGTGGTCACGATGTTGCTAATCACAAACGCCCCTATTGTGATAGCGAGACCAATGAGCGCATAGGTAATTGTGCGCTTGGCTCGATCTAAATGCTCCGGGTTACCTGAGCTGGTGATGTAAGTAAAACCACCTGCAACTAAAAAACCGGTCGCTACGAGACCGGCTAGTCCTGCAAAGACCGTGATTATACTTCTTATAAAGTTTTCGACGTTGCTTACCCCCGCGGTGGCTGCAAGCGCTGTGCCCGGGAGCACGAGTGGCAATCCCAGTGCTACAATGAGCAAAGTTATTTTAATATCTGTGGACCTTCTGATCATATGACCCTCCGTCGATAAATTAATGTAATTTCATCATAGATCAAAGATTTGCAAAATTGCAAGAGTTATTTTATAACATAACCACTTTCAACACTTTAGCTCCACCGCTAAGTTCATCAAATAATCAAACAGTGACTTATGCAAATACTCGCTTCTCATACAGGGAGTAAAGCGATATACTAAACTGTAATGGGAATTATCGACAACAATAGTCAAACGATGCAGTCTGCACTTTCGAATGCTTTAACCAACGCTGATAAAGTAGATATTTCAGTTGGTTATTTTTACTTCTCAGGCTTTGAGGCGCTAGCTGAGCAGCTCAAGGACAAGCATGTGCGCGTACTGGTCGGCATGGAAGTCGACCCTACTTGCATACCAGATATAGTGCAGTTTTCTAAAGAAGCTGATGAAGACCTCTCAAGGTGGCAGCCAAGACAACCCACAAGGTCCTCGTTGGGCCTCATTCAAAACTATACAGATGCTCTTGTTGGCTTCTTGAACGATAGTGATACTTTTGATGATCCTAAGGCCGAGAAGGCTTTCGACATATTTACAAGCAAACTCGAGAACGGCACGCTTGAAATTAGAAAGACACTTACCGACGAACACGGTAAGTTTTACTTAATTCATAACAATACAGAGTTATCACAAAACGGAGACTTTCCAGGCACAGTCTTTACTGGCTCAAGCAACATGACGTATCGGGGTCTTGTAGGCCAGGGAGAGCTTAATGACACCTATCGAGATAAATCAAAATTCGAAGAGTATCAAAGAAAATTCGAAGATCTCTGGGACGGCTCAAAATCAATTGCAGTAGCTGATATAAACAGGAAAGATGAATTCTTAAAGGAGCTTAAAAAGCGTGTTTGGAAGTATCAGACGCCTTCGCCGTATGAGATGTATATTCGTGTACTTCATGAGCTATTTGGTCACGAGCAAGCCGAGGAAATTCTAAGCCCGAGCAAAATCACGAACGGCCAATTTTCGGATCTAGAATATCAACTCGATGCCATTAAGATGGGTATGGAACGTCTTCAGAAATATGACGGTGTATTGATAGCAGATGTTGTGGGTCTCGGAAAAAGTATCATAGCCTCCGGTATCGCCCGTAACATGGATATGAATACCGTAATCATTGCTCCACCGCACCTCATTCCTCAGTGGGAAGATTATAAAGAGCAATTTGGTATACGAGGCTCCAGGGTTTTTAGTTCGGGTAATATTCAGCAAGTCTACGATCGTTATAAGAATTCAAACGAACCACTTTTGATTATTCTCGACGAAGCTCACCGGTACAGGAACGAAGATACTAACGACTACAAACTGCTGCACCAGGTCTGTAGAAGCAACCCAGAAAACAAAATACTGGTATTAACTGCAACTCCGTTTAATAACGCCCCTAAAGATATCTTTGCACTCATTAAGCTTTTCCAGACCCCAGGACAAGCAACTATTCGATCAGTGGATAATCTGAGCCTCAGATTCCGTGAACTAATCGATCGTTACAAAAAACTCCGAAAGAATATGACCAAGGGCATGGAGCAACCTGAAATCGATTCCGAGGCAGAGGCAATCGCAGCTGAGCAGCGTAGGCTCATCGAGAGCGTTGTGATTAGAAGATCTAGATTAGATCTGAAACATATAACAAGGTACCGTGAGGATCTAAAGAGGCAAAACATTGCCTTTGCTGAGGTTGAGGGACCTGAGCTTATGGAATATGATCTTGGCCCGCTTCTTGATCTTTATGTTGAGACATTGAACGCAATTAGTGGCGAAGCAGGCGATGGCTTCATCGGCGCCCGATACAAGCCAGCTATTTATATCCAGAACAGACAAGAGTTTATTGAGAAGTACGGTAAGGATCTTGACGAATCAGACCTTCAAACTGCTCAGACTAACCTCGCAAACTTCATGCGCAAATTACTTGTGATGCGCTTTGAAAGCTCTAAGTACGCCTTTGAGAGTACGCTTAATAAAATGATTCAAACTAATGAACTCGTAGAGCGCTGGTGGAATGACCTCGGTAAAGTACCGATCATGAAGAAAGGCCAAATTCCAGATACAGAAGACTTTAGCCAAGAGGATGGCGAAGATGGTAATAAGCTCGACGAACAGCTAGATGAGCTGCGTGAGCAAAAAGGTCTCATTGCCATACCCAAGGAGATGCTTGATCCTAAGTTCATTGCCGATGTCATGCACGACACTCAGATCCTAAAGCGCATACAGTCCAAGTGGTTCGGCGATTCAGAATTTAGAAATGATGACCCCAAGTCAGACGACCTTGCAAAGAGAATTCATGCCCTAATTCAAGATAATCCTCAGCGAAAGATAGTGGTATTTTCGGGCTATGCTGATACCGTCAATTACTTATATGACGCGCTTAGACAGCGTGGCGTTAACCGTATCTTTAAGTACACCGCTGGAGACGCTAGCCCAGCATCGAGAAAACTTATCAAGGAAGAGTTTGATGCCTCACATCCATCAGATCAACAGACAAACGACTTCGATATTTTGCTAGCCACTGACGCTTTGAGTGAAGGTTTCAACCTGCACCGTGCTGGCGTGATTATAAACTATGATATTCCATACAACCCAACAAGAGTTATTCAGCGTGTTGGCCGTATTAATCGTATAAATAAGAAGGTGTTTGATACCCTCTATGTGTACAACTCGTTCCCGACTGCTATAGGTGAAGCCGA is drawn from bacterium and contains these coding sequences:
- a CDS encoding TrbC/VirB2 family protein, which translates into the protein MIRRSTDIKITLLIVALGLPLVLPGTALAATAGVSNVENFIRSIITVFAGLAGLVATGFLVAGGFTYITSSGNPEHLDRAKRTITYALIGLAITIGAFVISNIVTTLASSAFGG
- a CDS encoding AAA family ATPase translates to MGIIDNNSQTMQSALSNALTNADKVDISVGYFYFSGFEALAEQLKDKHVRVLVGMEVDPTCIPDIVQFSKEADEDLSRWQPRQPTRSSLGLIQNYTDALVGFLNDSDTFDDPKAEKAFDIFTSKLENGTLEIRKTLTDEHGKFYLIHNNTELSQNGDFPGTVFTGSSNMTYRGLVGQGELNDTYRDKSKFEEYQRKFEDLWDGSKSIAVADINRKDEFLKELKKRVWKYQTPSPYEMYIRVLHELFGHEQAEEILSPSKITNGQFSDLEYQLDAIKMGMERLQKYDGVLIADVVGLGKSIIASGIARNMDMNTVIIAPPHLIPQWEDYKEQFGIRGSRVFSSGNIQQVYDRYKNSNEPLLIILDEAHRYRNEDTNDYKLLHQVCRSNPENKILVLTATPFNNAPKDIFALIKLFQTPGQATIRSVDNLSLRFRELIDRYKKLRKNMTKGMEQPEIDSEAEAIAAEQRRLIESVVIRRSRLDLKHITRYREDLKRQNIAFAEVEGPELMEYDLGPLLDLYVETLNAISGEAGDGFIGARYKPAIYIQNRQEFIEKYGKDLDESDLQTAQTNLANFMRKLLVMRFESSKYAFESTLNKMIQTNELVERWWNDLGKVPIMKKGQIPDTEDFSQEDGEDGNKLDEQLDELREQKGLIAIPKEMLDPKFIADVMHDTQILKRIQSKWFGDSEFRNDDPKSDDLAKRIHALIQDNPQRKIVVFSGYADTVNYLYDALRQRGVNRIFKYTAGDASPASRKLIKEEFDASHPSDQQTNDFDILLATDALSEGFNLHRAGVIINYDIPYNPTRVIQRVGRINRINKKVFDTLYVYNSFPTAIGEAETRVKQVSTLKMSLINSIVGSDTKTLTSDEQVQTYFKDEFSKAEEDSEVLSWDAKHKEAYDQALKDENLIKQILQVPRRSRILRKDRKEKTVLVFGKKGEQSIFTLAGETTEPVVVGAEQAVPLLEATPEEVSYEVPDKFAPVFNKAKEKLFAKNPLPPIKGRRQDAIKMLMALKETIPSSESYCADLIKIIKEYDDVSEGTLKDIAQMDIRNVEQAYSQLQENVPVQFIRNVIDRAHRADEGRELLLLAEELDA